The Saccharomycodes ludwigii strain NBRC 1722 chromosome II, whole genome shotgun sequence genome window below encodes:
- a CDS encoding 60S ribosomal protein eL8 (similar to Saccharomyces cerevisiae YLL045C | RPL8B | Ribosomal Protein of the Large subunit (paralog of YHL033C | RPL8A)), which yields MAPSKKVAPAPLANKGKKVSKNANPLTKSTPRNFGIGQNVQPKRNLSRYVKWPEYVRLQRQKKILSIRLKVPPAIAQFQHTLDRNTAAEAFKLFNKYRPETAAEKKERLTKEAAAIAEGKTRKEASPKPYVVKYGLNHVVSLIENKKAKLVLIANDVDPIELVIFLPALCKKLGVPYAIIKGKARLGTLVNQKTSAVAALTEVKAEDEAALSKLITTVNANFVEKYEENRKHWGGGVLGSKAQGKSAKRAKAASA from the coding sequence ATGGCTCCATCCAAGAAGGTCGCTCCAGCTCCATTAGCTAATAAAGGTAAGAAAGTTAGCAAGAACGCTAACCCATTGACTAAGTCTACCCCAAGAAACTTTGGTATTGGTCAAAATGTTCAACCAAAGAGAAACTTGTCTAGATATGTTAAATGGCCAGAATATGTCAGATTGCAAAGACAAAAGAAGATCTTGTCCATTAGATTGAAGGTTCCACCAGCTATTGCTCAATTCCAACACACCTTGGATAGAAACACTGCTGCTGAAGCTTTCAAGTTGTTCAACAAGTACAGACCAGAAACTGCTGCtgaaaagaaggaaagatTAACCAAAGAAGCTGCTGCCATTGCTGAAGGTAAGACCAGAAAGGAAGCTTCTCCAAAACCATATGTTGTCAAGTATGGTTTGAACCATGTTGTTTCCTTGATTGAAAACAAGAAGGCTAAATTAGTTTTAATTGCCAATGATGTTGACCCAATTGAATTAGTTATTTTCTTGCCAGCTTTGTGTAAGAAGTTGGGTGTTCCATATGCCATCATCAAGGGTAAGGCCAGATTAGGTACTTTGGTTAACCAAAAGACTTCTGCTGTTGCCGCCTTGACCGAAGTTAAGGCTGAAGATGAAGCTGCTTTATCTAAGTTGATCACCACTGTTAATGCTAACTTTGTTGAGAAATACGAAGAAAACAGAAAGCACTGGGGTGGTGGTGTCTTAGGTTCTAAGGCTCAAGGCAAATCCGCCAAGAGAGCTAAGGCTGCATCTGCttaa
- a CDS encoding uncharacterized protein (similar to Saccharomyces cerevisiae YLL048C | YBT1 | Yeast Bile Transporter (paralog of YHL035C | VMR1)) — translation MTRVSPSKALHYNATDPPIQRCSGFWNYDDITTCGRIKYIHLVLPLLLMVVLGGFTLYKIFIHYLRYKNSDYTTSETTERTHLLRDSNNGELYINEPNIANNNKASSDLKNEHFSIMKLKLTQTDGAPHGISQIITRSFAEKSRVIVEFFLVVIQFFLHGYIFCTFRKNQNLQDFTFPVSITNFTLWAWLLIVSTLRLLNINQNVSWCNNYPGNLWAVSFTSYMFMFLGSLLPFRSVLIGNIVNPILIKYYTSQFIVCTTLFLLLFTAKIKNGLPLIYKTDPNITPSPEPVTSILSFVSWSWLNGFVWNAHLRPVTLKDIWGLRIDDYAVFVLRKFKLYCEHKKDSKYFSRNLILFFGKFLGLQGFWACLESVIDFFPTLLLKRILEYVENQNSAPKNLAWFYVVCMLVCRLFAAVFSGQALFFGRRVCIRMKAIIISEIYSKALRRKIMTSSSKPSTDAVDPQELNDESSVDGDEESSTSSNLGGIINLMAVDAFKVSEVCAYLHSFVQALVMTVVALTLLYKLLGWSALIGASLMILLLPITFRLANWLGDLQRKNLAVTDKRIQKLNETFQAIRIIKFFSWEENFERDLISIRDEELKLLLYRSLVWSCSAFVWFITPSIVTSASFAFYIYVQRETLTTPVAFTALSLFTLLRNPLDQLSDMLSFVIQSKVSLDRVQDFLNEEDTAKYDQLTISHDKLGFQNATVAWDNGNNQFFKLKNLNIDFKIGKLNVVIGPTGSGKTSLLMGLLGEMDLLEGKVFVPSLDPRDDLVIEADGMTNSIAYCSQAAWLLNDTVKNNILFNSPYNEERYHAVVEACGLKRDFEILNAGDQTEIGEKGITLSGGQKQRVSLARALYSFSRHLLLDDCLSAVDSHTALWIYENCISGPLMENRTCILVSHNVALTLKNAHWVVILENGKVKDQGEPLELLNRSSFGDDEFIKTSILSKTASSVNLASKSAVDLKNSNNTKDAKPVTKRNDIADQIKAKEGKLIEEETKSNGVVSIDVYKWFAKLFGGWKMVLFLACVFIVANGTNIWQSWWVRNWASHNIPSAVMSVIYNIVPKTVSGLFITDSSYEGEIISVAESKETHSTKFYLLIYFGIGVLYATLSAAKSIINFIAGINASRKIFVAVLEKVLYAKLRFFDSTPIGRIMNRFSKDIESVDQELTPFVEGAFISLVQCISTIFLIGYITPGFLIIAILIGFMYYLVGYFYLCGSRELKRFESISRSPIHQHFSETLVGVTTIRAFGDERRFMLQNLNKIDENNKPFFFLWVANRWLAFRVDLIGALVIFFSGCFIMLNIKNLDAGLAGISLTYAISFTDSALWLVRLYSNVEMTMNSVERLKEYMDIEQEPQNKDGFIPPADWPSEGKIDVTDLSLRYAPNLPKVIKNVSFTVEPSSKVGIVGRTGAGKSTIITALFRFLDPETGYIKIDNVDITSIPLKRLRQSITIIPQDPTLFSGTLKTNLDPYDEFSDDSIYEALTRVNLITPEELDSKVLPSNGGTDESASITSENTNKFLDLTNEVTEGGSNLSQGQRQLVCLARSILRSPKVMLLDEATASIDYKSDAKIQQTIREEFRNSTILTIAHRLRSIIDYDKILVMDAGEVKEYDHPYSLLLNKDSIFYSMCEDSGELDALIQLSKESFVSKLNSK, via the coding sequence ATGACCAGAGTCTCCCCTTCTAAAGCACTACATTACAATGCTACAGATCCTCCTATACAACGTTGTTCTGGCTTTTGGAATTATGATGATATTACCACCTGTGGtagaataaaatacataCATTTAGTTCTTCCCCTACTACTTATGGTCGTATTAGGTGGCTTCAccttatataaaatatttatacaCTATCTCAGgtataaaaatagtgaTTATACCACTTCAGAAACAACTGAACGTACTCATTTACTAAGAGATTCAAACAATGGTGAATTATACATTAATGAGCCTAATAttgcaaataataataaagcatcttcagatttaaaaaatgaacatTTTAGCATcatgaaattaaaattaaccCAAACTGATGGCGCACCACATGGCATTTCCCAAATTATTACTCGATCTTTTGCAGAAAAAAGCAGAGTTATTGTagagttttttttagttgtcattcaatttttcttaCACGGTTACATTTTCTGCACCTTTagaaaaaaccaaaacTTGCAGGATTTTACTTTCCCAGTCTCCATCACCAATTTCACCTTGTGGGCCTGGTTATTAATTGTCAGCACATTGcgtttattaaatattaaccAAAATGTATCTTGGTGCAATAACTACCCCGGCAATTTGTGGGCCGTTTCTTTTACATCTTATATGTTTATGTTTTTGGGTTCTTTGTTACCGTTCCGTTCTGTTTTAATCGGCAACATTGTCAATCCCATTTTAATCAAATACTATACTTCTCAATTTATCGTTTGTACtactttgtttttattgttgttcaCTGCTAAAATTAAGAACGGGTTGCCCTTGATTTACAAAACTGACCCAAACATTACACCATCTCCTGAACCAGTCACTTCCATTTTAAGTTTTGTATCATGGTCATGGTTGAATGGATTTGTCTGGAACGCCCATTTGAGGCCAGTTACTTTAAAAGATATCTGGGGGTTAAGAATAGATGACTACGcagtttttgttttgagaaaatttaaattatactGCGaacataaaaaagattCAAAATACTTTTCTCgcaatttaattttgtttttcggGAAATTTTTGGGATTGCAGGGCTTTTGGGCTTGTCTGGAAAGTGTTATTGACTTTTTCCCCACtcttttattgaaaagaatCCTAGAATACGTGGAGAATCAAAATTCGGCCCCCAAGAATTTGGCCTGGTTTTATGTTGTCTGTATGCTTGTTTGCAGGTTATTTGCAGCAGTATTCTCTGGACAGGCATTGTTTTTCGGAAGAAGAGTTTGTATTAGAATGAAAGCCATCATTATTTCAGAAATTTACTCCAAGGCTTTAAGAAGAAAGATTATGACCTCGTCCAGCAAGCCATCCACGGATGCCGTAGATCCACAGGAACTAAATGATGAAAGTAGCGTTGATGGTGATGAAGAATCAAGCACTTCTTCCAATTTGGGCGGTATTATCAATTTGATGGCTGTTGACGCATTTAAAGTTTCTGAAGTTTGTGCCTACTTGCATTCTTTTGTGCAGGCGCTAGTTATGACTGTTGTTGCCTTAACTTTATTGTATAAATTATTGGGCTGGTCTGCTCTTATTGGCGCTTCattaatgattttattattaccaattACTTTCAGGTTGGCTAATTGGCTCGGTGActtacaaagaaaaaatttggcTGTTACTGATAAACgtattcaaaaattaaacgaAACTTTTCAAGCAATTCGTATCATCAAGTTTTTCTCTTGGGAAGAAAATTTCGAAAGGGATCTTATTTCAATTAGGGACGAAGAATTGAAGTTGTTATTATACAGATCGCTTGTCTGGTCGTGCTCTGCTTTTGTTTGGTTTATTACTCCTTCCATCGTTACGTCTGCTTCCTTTGccttttatatttatgttCAAAGAGAAACATTGACAACGCCTGTTGCTTTTACTGCTTTGTCCTTGTTTACTTTGCTAAGAAATCCATTGGATCAATTGAGTGATATGTTGAGTTTTGTTATTCAATCAAAGGTTTCCCTAGATAGAGTTCAGGATTTCCTAAATGAAGAAGACACCGCCAAATACGATCAGTTAACTATTTCACATGACAAACTTGGATTTCAAAATGCCACTGTTGCGTGGGATAATGGCAACaatcaatttttcaaactGAAAAACTTGAACATTGACTTCAAAATAGGTAAATTAAATGTTGTTATTGGACCCACTGGTTCTGGTAAAACTTCATTGTTGATGGGCTTATTGGGTGAGATGGATTTGTTGGAAGGTAAAGTTTTTGTTCCATCTTTAGATCCAAGGGATGATTTGGTTATTGAAGCGGATGGGATGACCAACTCCATTGCTTATTGCTCTCAAGCTGCCTGGCTATTAAATGACACTGTTAAGAAcaacattttatttaattcacCATACAACGAAGAAAGATATCATGCTGTTGTTGAAGCCTGCGGCTTGAAACGcgattttgaaatattaaatgCTGGTGATCAAACAGAAATTGGTGAAAAGGGTATAACCTTATCTGGGGGTCAAAAACAAAGGGTTTCATTGGCTAGAGCCTTGTATTCCTTCTCTAgacatttattattagatgaCTGTTTGAGCGCCGTTGATTCCCACACCGCGTTGTGGATTTATGAGAACTGTATTAGCGGACCCTTGATGGAAAACAGAACTTGTATCTTGGTTTCTCACAACGTGGCTCTAACGTTGAAAAATGCACATTGGGTTgttattttggaaaatggCAAGGTCAAGGACCAAGGCGAACCCTTAGAACTATTAAATAGATCTTCCTTTGGTGATGAcgaatttattaaaacaagtATTTTATCGAAAACTGCCTCTTCTGTTAATTTAGCAAGCAAAAGCGCTGTTGATCTaaaaaatagcaataatactaaGGATGCTAAGCCGGTCACGAAAAGGAATGATATTGCAGACCAGATTAAGGCCAAAGAGGGTAAGTTGATTGAAGAAGAAACCAAAAGTAACGGTGTGGTTAGTATTGATGTCTACAAATGGTTTGCCAAGCTGTTCGGTGGATGGAAAATGGTCTTGTTTTTAGCTTGCgtttttattgttgctaATGGTACTAACATTTGGCAATCATGGTGGGTCCGTAACTGGGCTTCTCACAATATTCCAAGTGCTGTCATGTCTGTTATTTACAATATTGTACCAAAAACCGTTAGCGGTTTATTTATAACTGATTCCAGTTATGAGGGAGAAATAATATCTGTGGCCGAGAGCAAGGAAACCCATTCCAcaaagttttatttgttgatttattttggaaTTGGTGTTTTGTATGCAACTCTTTCTGCTGCCAAgtctattattaattttattgcGGGAATTAATGCTTCCAGAAAAATCTTTGTCGCTGTTTTGGAGAAAGTCTTGTATGCGAAACTGCGTTTCTTTGACTCTACTCCAATTGGTAGAATTATGAATCGTTTTTCCAAAGATATTGAATCTGTTGATCAAGAATTAACTCCGTTTGTTGAAGGTGCCTTTATCTCCTTGGTTCAATGTATCTCAACCATCTTTTTGATTGGTTATATCACTCCTGggtttttaattattgcCATATTAATTGGTTTTATGTATTACTTGGTTGGCTATTTTTACTTATGTGGTTCTCGTGAATTAAAACGTTTTGAATCTATTTCTAGATCCCCCATTCACCAGCACTTTTCCGAAACTTTGGTTGGTGTAACTACTATCCGTGCTTTTGGGGACGAGCGTCGTTTCATGTTGCAAAACTTGAACAAAAtcgatgaaaataataagcccttttttttcttatggGTTGCTAATCGTTGGTTGGCCTTCAGAGTGGACTTAATCGGTGCTTTagttattttcttttctggCTGTTTTATAATGCttaacattaaaaatttggatGCCGGTTTGGCAGGTATTTCCTTAACTTATGCCATATCCTTTACCGATTCAGCATTGTGGTTAGTTAGGTTGTACTCCAACGTTGAAATGACCATGAACTCTGTTGAGAGATTAAAAGAGTACATGGACATTGAACAAGAACCGCAGAATAAAGATGGTTTTATTCCACCAGCAGATTGGCCCAGTGAGGGGAAAATTGATGTTACTGACTTGTCTCTACGCTATGCTCCTAACTTGCCtaaagttattaaaaatgtttcgTTTACCGTTGAACCAAGTTCCAAAGTTGGTATTGTAGGAAGAACTGGGGCTGGTAAATCTACAATTATTACGGCACTATTTAGATTTTTAGATCCAGAAACAggttatattaaaattgataATGTCGACATCACCTCTATACCTTTGAAACGCTTGCGTCAATCTATCACAATTATTCCACAAGATCCTACCCTATTTAGTGGGACATTAAAAACTAATTTGGATCCTTATGATGAATTTTCTGATGATTCTATCTATGAAGCCTTGACCCGTGTCAACTTGATTACCCCAGAAGAGTTGGACAGTAAAGTATTGCCAAGTAATGGAGGTACCGATGAGTCTGCTTCTATCACTTCAGAGAATACCAATAAGTTTTTAGATTTAACAAATGAAGTTACAGAAGGCGGTTCTAATTTGTCACAAGGTCAAAGACAATTGGTTTGTTTAGCAAGGTCGATTTTACGTTCACCAAAAGTTATGTTGTTGGATGAAGCCACCGCCTCTATTGATTATAAATCTGATGCCAAGATCCAGCAGACTATTCGTGAAGAATTTAGAAATAGTACCATCTTAACAATTGCACACAGATTGAGATCTATTATTGATTATGATAAGATTTTGGTTATGGATGCTGGTGAAGTCAAGGAATACGATCATCCATACTCTTTATTGTTGAATAAGGATAGTATATTTTATAGCATGTGTGAAGATAGTGGTGAATTGGATGCTTTGATTCAATTATCCAAAGAATCGTTTGTCAGCAAATTAAACTctaaataa
- a CDS encoding MFS transporter (similar to Saccharomyces cerevisiae YLL028W | TPO1 | Transporter of POlyamines), with the protein MVEPIASVSLTTTDNNINKEKEKEKEKGEKKEKDSIKNDNELNNNNNNNNNNNNNNNNNNNNNNNNNNNNNNSNNNNNNNNKHNDPGSAASSSSSASSSQASSSSFIDSEINAFGSQDLENAKTQEQEAQQDGTDLEQEETRLKLVKTFTSAQSETETGVNKQLSRILTGTDKDPEVLKVDYTGLPQMGGGRPYPPALPDRSLWEVTFDGPDDPLHPFNWPMKKKAILSILLCLDCISITMGSSIFANAVVSVSEIYHVNEVVGILGITLYVLGFAIAPVAYAPLSELYGRQGVLIIASFGFSVFQFAVATGENLQTILICRFFSGALGAAPLAVVPAAMSDMFDNTQRGTAITLFTLGVFVGPILAPVYGSYMVQHTTWRWLEYVTGIFGSAIFVAVALFYEETHHPIILCRKASMMRKKSGNWGIFAAHENAELSISDIVSKTMTRPIKMLLTEPILFLLSIYNSFVYGILYLLLEAYPIVFVEGYGFLKNGELPYIALIIGILFAALYIIYMERDYIRKVKANSGKPVPEARLLPMMFAGVVFPIGILWFCWTGNYHHKIHFMCPTVAGSFIGFGLMGIFLPSFNYIIDSYLFLAASAIAGNTFMRSCFGAAFPLFAGFMFRNMGTNWAGLLLGLFAAALAPVPFLFYRYGKKLRQKSKYAFVL; encoded by the coding sequence atggtagAACCAATAGCATCAGTATCTCTTACTACTACAGAtaacaatataaataaagaaaaagaaaaagaaaaagaaaaaggagagaaaaaagaaaaagatagcattaaaaatgacaatgaattaaacaataataataataataacaataataataataataataataataataataataataataataacaataataataataataataataatagcaataacaataataacaataataacaagcATAATGATCCTGGTAGTGCtgcatcttcttcttcttcagcCTCCTCCTCTCAAGCCTCCTCGTCTTCATTTATAGATTCTGAAATAAATGCATTCGGTAGTCAGGACTTGGAAAACGCCAAGACCCAGGAACAAGAAGCACAACAAGATGGAACTGACCTGGAACAGGAGGAAACTCGTTTAAAATTGGTCAAAACTTTCACGTCTGCCCAAAGTGAAACTGAAACCGGTGTCAATAAACAATTGAGTAGAATATTGACTGGTACAGACAAAGATCCAGAAGTTTTGAAAGTAGATTATACTGGGTTGCCCCAAATGGGTGGCGGCAGACCATATCCACCTGCTCTACCTGACAGAAGTCTATGGGAAGTCACATTCGATGGTCCCGATGATCCATTGCATCCCTTTAACTGGCctatgaaaaagaaagctATATTAAGTATTTTACTATGTTTGGATTGTATTTCCATTACCATGGGTTCTTCTATTTTTGCAAACGCAGTTGTCTCTGTATCAGAGATTTATCATGTCAATGAAGTTGTTGGTATCTTAGGTATTACCTTGTATGTTTTAGGTTTTGCTATCGCGCCAGTTGCCTATGCTCCCTTATCGGAATTGTACGGGAGACAAGGTGTTTTAATTATTGCGTCTTTTGGTTTCAGTGTTTTCCAATTTGCCGTGGCCACTGGTGAAAATCTTCAAACTATTTTGATTTGTAGGTTTTTCTCCGGTGCTCTAGGTGCAGCACCATTGGCCGTTGTTCCTGCTGCTATGAGTGATATGTTTGACAATACCCAGAGAGGTACAGCAATTACGCTATTTACTTTGGGTGTTTTTGTGGGTCCCATTCTAGCACCAGTTTATGGTTCATATATGGTTCAGCACACCACTTGGAGATGGTTGGAATATGTTACTGGTATTTTTGGCTCAGCAATTTTCGTTGCAGTTGCTCTGTTTTATGAAGAAACTCACCACCCGATTATTCTATGTAGAAAAGCATCCATGATGAGAAAGAAATCTGGGAACTGGGGGATCTTTGCTGCCCATGAAAATGCAGAGTTATCAATCAGTGATATTGTTAGTAAAACCATGACTAGACCCATTAAGATGTTATTAACTGAGCCAATTCTATTCTTACTTTCTATTTACaattcttttgtttatgGTATTTTGTACTTGTTATTAGAAGCTTATCCAATTGTATTTGTGGAAGGTTATGGtttcttaaaaaatggTGAGTTGCCATATATTGCTTTAATTATCGGAATTCTTTTTGCTGCATTATACATTATTTACATGGAACGAGATTATATTAGAAAGGTTAAAGCCAATTCTGGTAAACCTGTACCTGAAGCTAGACTATTACCGATGATGTTTGCTGGTGTTGTGTTTCCTATCGGTATCTTGTGGTTCTGTTGGACAGGTAACTATCACCATAAAATTCATTTTATGTGTCCAACAGTTGCCGGTAGTTTTATTGGGTTTGGTTTGATGGGGATCTTTTTACCATCGTTTAACTACATTATTGATTcctatttatttttagctGCCTCTGCCATTGCTGGGAATACATTTATGAGATCTTGTTTTGGGGCTGCATTTCCCTTGTTTGCTGGGTTTATGTTTAGAAATATGGGGACCAACTGGGCTGGTTTGTTATTAGGGTTGTTTGCAGCCGCTTTAGCTCCAGTTCCGTTCTTATTTTATAGATATGGTAAGAAATTGAGACAAAAATCCAAGTACGCTTTTGTTCTTTGA
- a CDS encoding uncharacterized protein (similar to Saccharomyces cerevisiae YHL034C | SBP1 | protein that binds eIF4G and has a role in repression of translation (paralog of YLL046C | RNP1)), with translation MSAIEQKQATESPKETTPEDVTSTTFVEDLDPETTIFIGNVSPECTEEDLKEIFKEEFGDDVEVDIPARKYETSNTDDATPSTYHKRPRYAFVKFPSQIDFDDIISKYDKKVVKDMGIFIRKALTKEERYKFKQQNSHFRFNNRGNYHYNNNHHYNNGYERRGGYNNSRGGYNNNRGGYNNSRGGYNNRGEYNNRGDYNNRGDYNNHRGGRFQYNNNHHRNVVPAPPKKEKAPLDQMERSKDTLFINNIPYSTTKDEVAKFFGTTFDLVVLPLRRMRNTTTGKFFYSSRMNRGIAFVTFADCQDISEKCKEFNNKTFGGRDIVVDVAVIRSYDEEQEGGENAEKEEKNVDEDKEKNVEEGKKDVEKGEENTEE, from the coding sequence atgTCTGCAATTGAACAAAAACAAGCAACAGAATCACCTAAAGAAACTACACCTGAAGATGTTACTTCTACTACTTTCGTTGAAGACTTAGATCCAGAAACCACTATTTTCATTGGAAATGTTTCTCCAGAATGTACTGAAgaagatttaaaagaaatttttaaagaagaaTTTGGTGATGACGTTGAGGTTGATATCCCAGCAAGAAAATATGAAACCTCCAACACTGATGACGCTACTCCCTCAACTTACCATAAGAGGCCAAGATATGCTTTTGTTAAATTTCCATCCCAGATTGATTTTGATGACATAATTTCTAAGTATGATAAAAAGGTTGTCAAAGACAtgggtatttttattagaaaagCCTTAacgaaagaagaaagataTAAGTTTAAACAACAAAACTCACATTTTCGCTTTAACAATAGGGGAAATTATCactacaataataaccatcattataataatggcTATGAAAGAAGAGGTGGCTACAATAATAGCAGAGGTGgctacaataataatagaggtggctataataatagtagagGAGGTTACAATAACAGAGGAGAATACAATAACAGAGGAGACTACAATAACAGAGGAGACTACAATAACCATAGGGGTGGCAGATTTcaatacaataataatcatcacAGAAATGTTGTTCCAGCCCCTccaaaaaaggaaaaggcaCCATTGGATCAAATGGAAAGAAGTAAGGACactttgtttattaataatattccaTACTCTACCACTAAGGATGAAGTTGCTAAGTTCTTTGGCACAACATTTGATTTAGTTGTTTTGCCATTGAGAAGAATGAGAAATACCACCACTGGCAAATTCTTTTATTCATCTAGAATGAACCGAGGTATTGCATTTGTAACTTTTGCTGATTGCCAAGATATTTCAGAAAAGTGTAaagaatttaataataagacATTTGGAGGTAGAgatattgttgttgatgttGCTGTTATCAGATCTTATGATGAAGAACAAGAGGGTGGGGAAAACGCCGAGAAAGAGGAAAAGAATGTTGACGAAGACAAAGAGAAGAATGTTGAggaaggaaaaaaggatGTCGAGAAGGGGGAAGAAAATACTGAGGAATGA
- a CDS encoding uncharacterized protein (similar to Saccharomyces cerevisiae YKL183C-A | putative protein of unknown function), with translation MYIYIYIDIDIDIKGKKKKSYKSKIAKQNWNYLLINFGVATTSSINVYVLSSLFFVARGKNTKLKKY, from the coding sequence atgtatatatatatatatatagatatagatatagatataaaagggaaaaagaaaaagagttACAAAAGCAAAATAGCAAAGCAAAACTGGAATTATTTACTGATAAATTTTGGTGTTGCAACAACTTCAAGCATAAATGTTTACGttttatcatcattgttttttgttgcACGAGGCAAAAATACCAAGCTAAAAAagtactaa